A DNA window from Merismopedia glauca CCAP 1448/3 contains the following coding sequences:
- the rpsU gene encoding 30S ribosomal protein S21: LGENEGIDSALRRFKRQVSKADIFADLKKNRHFETPLQKAKRKAIARRKKRRFRSQS, encoded by the coding sequence TTGGGTGAAAATGAAGGAATAGATTCGGCTCTTCGTCGTTTTAAGCGTCAAGTTTCCAAGGCTGATATTTTTGCCGATCTCAAGAAAAATCGCCACTTTGAAACTCCTTTACAAAAAGCCAAGCGAAAAGCTATTGCTAGAAGGAAAAAGCGTCGTTTCCGCTCTCAATCTTAA